A region of Aquarana catesbeiana isolate 2022-GZ linkage group LG08, ASM4218655v1, whole genome shotgun sequence DNA encodes the following proteins:
- the LOC141105619 gene encoding C-type lectin domain family 2 member D-like — protein MYKSHSFLYVCLFTEQKKNNRVIKDIFICPMREITMEAEHLGLVITRDTAKHKPEILQGLSRYGTKKQFSESLLYIILTFALINIVIIAALWTVYSVRGKYNVCPEVILEAPCEDDWIWYRKKCYYFSKQYNEWQNSQDFCVSHNASLALIDSQEELEFLQRFKGSSDHWIGLKREDNGGLWMWTNGSVFNDTFHIDGVSPCVFLNRERVSSAACYSDRYWICNKPDWKNER, from the exons ATGTACAAATCCCATTCATTCCTATATGTTTGTCTCtttacagaacaaaaaaaaaacaacagagtaATAAAAGACATTTTCATTTGTCCAATGAGAGAAATTACGATGGAAGCAGAACATCTTGGACTTGTCATTACTCGGGACACGGCCAAACACAAACCAGAAATTCTGCAGGGTTTATCAAGATATG GTACCAAGAAACAATTCAGCGAGAGTCTTCTATATATAATATTGACGTTTGCTTTGATCAACATTGTCATTATTGCTGCACTATGGACGGTTTATTCTGTCAGAG GGAAGTACAATGTCTGCCCAGAGGTCATCCTTGAAGCCCCATGTGAAGATGACTGGATCTGGTACAGAAAGAAATGTTATTATTTCTCCAAGCAATATAATGAGTGGCAAAACAGCCAGGACTTCTGTGTCTCCCACAATGCATCACTCGCCCTTATTGATTCCCAGGAAGAGCTG GAGTTCCTTCAAAGATTCAAAGGCTCATCAGATCACTGGATTGGTCTGAAGAGAGAAGATAATGGGGGGCTCTGGATGTGGACAAATGGATCAGTATTTAATGACAC GTTCCACATTGATGGGGTGTCCCCATGCGTTTTCCTCAATCGGGAGCGGGTCTCCAGCGCAGCCTGTTACTCCGATCGATATTGGATTTGTAACAAGCCAGACTGGAAAAATGAAAGGTGA